CAACGCCACTGACGGTGGAAAGCTTGGGCAGATCCGAACTGGAACAACCACCAGCCGCAAAGAGCGCGACAGCCGCGAGTGAAACAAAGCGAGCGAAACGTGCGGTGTGCAAAGAAAATCCTCCCGAAGGCCAAGATGGCGATGCTCGTTCGGGAGAGACAAACGAGTGAACTCTTCACATAATGCATCATCGGGCGGCTGGCCGCAATTCCCTAGCCGGAGGGGTAGGCTCCTAGTTCTCGTTTTGCGGGAAACACCGCCCTTACCCTTCCATCGGGTCGGCTGTGCGCGGTTTTCATCCTGCAAAATCTAGTAAAACGCGCGGTTTTTTCTTTGAAACGGTACCTGCAAGCACTCCTCGGTTATCTCGCGATTTATTTAGATTTCCCTAGAAAAACGCCGCTTTCGCAAGCTCAGTACCTCCCCGCAAACCCCATCGCTGACGCTCACCATGCCCGGCGAGAGCAAAAGGTGCGTATGCGCTGAAAGTTCGCTCGTCTAACCACGCTTTTCCCTAGCGGTCCCCCGCCCGCACCACCAACTTCCCCGCAAAAAATTCCTCCACCCAGCCCCCATCTCCGTTCGAAGTTCGATGCGTAGTTTGCAGCTCAGGTACTCCGTACCTGACCAAAAAGCCGATCGGCCCCCGACAAAGCAACCTTATTTTCCCTCGGTCACCCTCCCCCTGTGCGTTGTTTACTCGGGTCTTGATTCCTGTTAGCAAGTCGCTGTGCAGAGCATGGCGTGGGCTGTTTGCTCGTTTCGTTTTTCTGTTTGGGGAGAAGGGATATGCGTCGAGAGGGGGAATGGGAACTGCGGGGGTTGCTGAGCTGGGGGCTGGCTGGTTGTTTGTGGCTGGTGGCTGTTTTGGTGGCAGGGGAAGCGTTTGCAGACGATGCGGCGCGACAGCCGAATGTGGTGGTGGTGTTTATTGATGATCTGGGGTGGGGAGATTTTTCGTGCTTCGGGAACAAAGAGGGGGCGACTCCGCATATCGATCGGATGGCGGCGGAAGGGATTCGTTTTTCGCAGTTTTATGTCAGTTCGCCGATCTGCTCGCCGTCGCGCTGCTCGCTGACAACCGGCCAATATCCGCAGCGCTGGAAAATCACGTCGTTCCTGAACAGCCGCGCTGATAACGCGCGGCGCGGTGTCGCCAACTGGCTCGATCCCGAAGCGCCGACGATGGCGCGGATCCTTCAGCAGCACGGCTATCGGACGGGCCATTTTGGCAAATGGCATCTGGGGGGACAGCGTGATGTCGACGATGCCCCGGCGATTGCGAAGTATGGCTTCGACGCGTCGCTCACGAATTTCGAAGGGATGGGGGCCAAGCTGTTGCCGCTCACGCTGAAGCCTGGGGATAGTGTGCCGGGCAAAATCTGGAGTGATGCCGAGCGGCTCGGCGCGCCGGTGACCTGGATGCAGCGGTCGAAGATCACGGGGGGCTTTGTCGATGGGGCGATCGCGTTTATCGATGCCGCCACTCGCGATGGGAAGCCGTTCTACGTCAATGTTTGGCCCGACGATGTACATAGCCCTTTCTGGCCCCCGGTGGAAACTTGGGGAGAGAACAAACGCGAGCTGTATCTAGCGGTGCTCGAGGCGATGGACCTGCAACTCGGGAAGTTGTTTGACCATCTGCGTTCGCGCGATGAGCTGCGCGAGAACACCATCGTGCTGATTTGCAGCGACAATGGCCCGGAAGCTGGCGCCGGAAGTGCCGGGCCGTTTCGAGGTGGCAAAACAGAGTTGTTTGAAGGGGGAATTCGCTCGCCGCTGATTGTTTGGAGCCCCGCGCTGGTGGCGGCTGAGCAGCGTGGCAAGGCCAACGAAACAGCAGTCCTCTCGACGCTCGATCTGCTCCCCTCGCTGGCCAAGCTCGCTGGGGCACCGCTGCCGGCCGACGTGCAGTTCGATGGCGAAGAGTGCTCGGCAACGCTGCTCGGTCGCGGTAATGAGTCGCGCACAGCGCCCCTGTTTTGGCGACGTCCACCCGATCGCAAAACAGCCGGGGCGAAAGGTCGGCGGGTGCTGCCCGATCTCGCCATGCGCGAGGGGAAGTGGAAGCTGTTATGCGATTACGACGGCGCAGGTGCGCTGCTGTATGACCTCGAAAGCGATCGAGGAGAAACCAAAAATCTGGCCCAGCAGCATCCCGATCGCACCAAGGCGATGCAGGCCAAACTCCTGGCGTGGCATAGCTCGATGCCTGCCGATCGTGGCCCCGAGCTGGGGCAAGAGACGCTCGAGTCGCTACGAAAAACAGCGAAATAAGTCTCACTAACATCAGCTACTCGCAGCCGATTTCAGCATGTACTTTCGAGCGGCTGATTTCCTGCTTGCCACGCTCGGTATAATCGTTCCGCCCATCGTGGGGGCTCGTGATCACTACAGAATTGATCGGCTAACTTATCGGCAGCGGGAGCGGATGGATGAACACGCAAGTGATACTGCTTTGGATTGGTCGGGTCTTAACCGTGCTGTTGTCGGCGATGCTGATTTTCAGCGCTATCATGAAATTTGTCGGTGGGCCTGATCTCGAAGAGGGGATGGCCAAGTTCGGCTTGCCGATGAGCATTGTGGTGCCGCTCGGGATCGTCGAGCTGACCTGCGTGATCCTCTACCTCTGCCCACCGACGGCGATGATCGGCGCGATCTTGCTGACTGGATATATGGGGGGCGCGATGCTGACCCATCTGCGCATCAACGACTCGATTGTGATCCACATTGTGCTCGCCATTTTGATTTGGGTCGCCCTCTATCTCCGCGAACCAAGACTCTGGAAGCTGATGCCGATTCGAACCGACCTCTTTCCCAAATAGTCTCTTCGCCCGGGAGTGCTCGCGCGATGGCCGATCAGCTTCTGCTCGCGGAACTAGAGCGACGCTTGGCCAGCTGCGGGCAGATTGCTGCATGGCTGCGGCCGCTGCGCGAAAGTGGGCTCGCGCTCGGCGGAAACAGCGATGTTTTACGGTGGCTCGTCGACGAGTATCTGCCGCACCTCGCGGTGGAATCGGAGCAGCTCGGCAGCTTTGATCCCGGTTTTGCTGGGCGCACTCGCACGCTCGATCACGATGCTGCCGTGCAGCAGCTGGTGCGAGCACCGGTCGCTTCGCTCGCACAGTTGTCGACGCTCTACGAGCACGGGCGTGAGCGCTTCTCGATGTTCGACCCCGCCAGTGCGTACGTCGCTCGCTCGGCTGAAGTGGCGTATTTCCTGACGCTCGACGAGCATGCCCCAGCGGCAATTGCTGCATGGTGTCGTCTTGCAGGGAGCGTAGACGAACTTTCGCTGCGCTACGAGCTGATCGAAGCGCTCGATGCGATCGCTCCCTTGCCACTGGTCGATGCGCTGATAGATGCTTGGCTCGATCGCAGCCGGCAAACCGATGACCTCTCCTCGATCATGACGCGAGTGAAAGAGGAACTAGCGCATGCGCGCCGGTCGCAAAGTGCAGCGGCTGAAACGTGGTGGCAGGTTCCGCGTGCAGCGGGGCGTTTGCGCGTGGTGCTGAAGCTGCTCGATCCGCAGCATCAGTGGGCCGATGTCGACACCTGCCTGCAGCAGTTCCGCACGCTGCAAGAGCCTGTTGTCGCTCCGGCCTGGGCTGCACTGGGGTATCCCGCCGAGGCTTCGCGGAACTTGCAAGGCTCGGTGATTCGCTATGCCTGGTTCTTGCCGCAGGCGCTCGAAATGCAGGGGCGTTTTGCGGAAGCGATGGAGCTGCAGGCTGAAATCACGAGCGCGCTGGCACCAGAGAATCAGGCTGCTACGCCGCCGCAATTGGTGGCGATGCTCCGCCGAGCGCTCCTGTTCCGGATGCACGGGATGCACTCGAAGTTTCACGAGCAATGGCGCGCGCTTGCGCCAGCAGGTCAGTTCGACGAGCTCGAGCCCGCGCTGCTGTCGGCGAGCCACTGGATCGAGAACCTCACGTTCTCCTACGATGCTGCTCTCGCCGCGCATCTGCTGATGAGCGAAGGATCGCGCGCGACGCTCCGCTGGCTCGAGCGACGTCTGGGGATCACCTCCTTCGCTGCTGCGACCGATCACGAAATCGGCGCTGCTGTCCAGTCGCAGCTTCCGCGCCTTTTGGCAACCTTGCCAATCATCGCCGGTGGGCTCTCGCAGCTGCTTGCCCCTCAGCAGTCACTTCGTTTGCTCGAACTGGCGCTCGGCACTTGGGGGGTAAGCGATAACGATCTCGCCGAGCAACTGCGCCGCGCGCCAGTGCAGGCGCTGCGCGGCCTCGTTCCGTACGTTGCCCAGTGGCTTGTCGCGAGTGGCAATCCGCGCCGTGCGGCGTGCTACTTCTTTCCTGAAGCGAGCGCGAATCCTGCAGAGCGAGTCGACCATTTTGCCGCGCTGCTGTCGGCCTGGGGGATCGATCGGGAGCAGGAAACGCTCGCCTGGATCACTTTTTGCGATGTCGCCTTCTCGATCTTCCGGGCCTTGTCGTGGCACGAAGCGGAGGAGCTTTGGCTCGCCTATGTCACGGCCGATCTGGCGTGGACAGCGGCGCGCGGGAATGCCACGCAGTCGCTCCTGGCGGCGAATCTCAGCGAGCGCTGCCTCACGCTTCCGGCCGCTTATCGAGCTCCCTATGCCAGTGAGTTGTGCACGCAAGTCGGTCTGCTCTTGCGACATGCAGTGGCGAGTGCTGGTGCTGCAGCAGCCGACCGCGTGGTGACACTTCAGTCGACGATGCGAGCGCGCCACGTCGCCTCGCGCTCGCTGGTGACACTCAGTCTGCGTGCTGAAAATTTTGATGCCGCGCGAAAGCTCCGCTGCGAAGCGCTGGTGATCGATGCCGAGCTTTCGCAGCGCGTGCTGCGCGAGCAGATCCGTTTGCGCAGAGCCGAGCGCCATGCGCGCGAGCTTCAGCCTCCGC
This window of the Pirellula staleyi DSM 6068 genome carries:
- a CDS encoding sulfatase-like hydrolase/transferase; protein product: MRREGEWELRGLLSWGLAGCLWLVAVLVAGEAFADDAARQPNVVVVFIDDLGWGDFSCFGNKEGATPHIDRMAAEGIRFSQFYVSSPICSPSRCSLTTGQYPQRWKITSFLNSRADNARRGVANWLDPEAPTMARILQQHGYRTGHFGKWHLGGQRDVDDAPAIAKYGFDASLTNFEGMGAKLLPLTLKPGDSVPGKIWSDAERLGAPVTWMQRSKITGGFVDGAIAFIDAATRDGKPFYVNVWPDDVHSPFWPPVETWGENKRELYLAVLEAMDLQLGKLFDHLRSRDELRENTIVLICSDNGPEAGAGSAGPFRGGKTELFEGGIRSPLIVWSPALVAAEQRGKANETAVLSTLDLLPSLAKLAGAPLPADVQFDGEECSATLLGRGNESRTAPLFWRRPPDRKTAGAKGRRVLPDLAMREGKWKLLCDYDGAGALLYDLESDRGETKNLAQQHPDRTKAMQAKLLAWHSSMPADRGPELGQETLESLRKTAK
- a CDS encoding CHAT domain-containing protein, which encodes MADQLLLAELERRLASCGQIAAWLRPLRESGLALGGNSDVLRWLVDEYLPHLAVESEQLGSFDPGFAGRTRTLDHDAAVQQLVRAPVASLAQLSTLYEHGRERFSMFDPASAYVARSAEVAYFLTLDEHAPAAIAAWCRLAGSVDELSLRYELIEALDAIAPLPLVDALIDAWLDRSRQTDDLSSIMTRVKEELAHARRSQSAAAETWWQVPRAAGRLRVVLKLLDPQHQWADVDTCLQQFRTLQEPVVAPAWAALGYPAEASRNLQGSVIRYAWFLPQALEMQGRFAEAMELQAEITSALAPENQAATPPQLVAMLRRALLFRMHGMHSKFHEQWRALAPAGQFDELEPALLSASHWIENLTFSYDAALAAHLLMSEGSRATLRWLERRLGITSFAAATDHEIGAAVQSQLPRLLATLPIIAGGLSQLLAPQQSLRLLELALGTWGVSDNDLAEQLRRAPVQALRGLVPYVAQWLVASGNPRRAACYFFPEASANPAERVDHFAALLSAWGIDREQETLAWITFCDVAFSIFRALSWHEAEELWLAYVTADLAWTAARGNATQSLLAANLSERCLTLPAAYRAPYASELCTQVGLLLRHAVASAGAAAADRVVTLQSTMRARHVASRSLVTLSLRAENFDAARKLRCEALVIDAELSQRVLREQIRLRRAERHARELQPPRATTSSIAAASPPGWSMPRANDQTAEWSQALPFALDLRASPAWESLDPGTTDQLAPRGLSDSLPATDDAPEMAYSSQRLAATLAPHEALLTLGFALTGEFVWNLFRCEQDDLALVASDAGSGSATDEQRVQSAIDRLEMAMRLAWPIDAAASWKSQVESEVAAISFGLRKSLDRATLERQYRLLLDRLAEFRPLVAAARSAFDAAFSGSAAISSADWNAWWQNALAELPDTATVESELHERLASALDNLLAELSTILPIATIATHLRPDDHLLLQVEGTLHAIPLAMLHAGGAAGSREKFLCEQVSTLQVIPSLLALADLRQAEAAANFDSSRPQLLSLSSLDRDDPREAPVAQLFERQQAALRAELLGQTPIAIDWTIAGSDPPGSYSTLQTMLAERRAIPLATLVGHGSSSPGGMLLQASPPEARERYELWTGSELWTATSERTATRAMTEDLAAVQLLLQVSCSIGRIRQSGLQDFDGFCIRLFESGLRSTIAARWRIHGSQAVLLATEIARDYLTRRMREADAPTNHRRDRAESLAAVRLRWIHELRSSDAATAARARERSATLAAFELFGLG
- a CDS encoding DoxX family protein; amino-acid sequence: MNTQVILLWIGRVLTVLLSAMLIFSAIMKFVGGPDLEEGMAKFGLPMSIVVPLGIVELTCVILYLCPPTAMIGAILLTGYMGGAMLTHLRINDSIVIHIVLAILIWVALYLREPRLWKLMPIRTDLFPK